In Populus nigra chromosome 1, ddPopNigr1.1, whole genome shotgun sequence, one genomic interval encodes:
- the LOC133697364 gene encoding polyphenol oxidase, chloroplastic-like — translation MASCISLSSSIPLAASSFLPSFPKTHRVSRVKKPNRPNIPIVSRKSGKNDHEQNPATRRDLLIGLGGLYGATSLSDPFAYANPIAPPDITQCELVTLPSESNPTNCCPQTSTKIKNFEFPSASTPMRIRPAAHLLDKAYLAKYAKAIALMKNLPDDDPRSFKSQANVHCAYCDGAYHQAGFPDLELQIHFSWLFFPWHRAYLYYFERILGKLIDDPTFALPFWNWDAPAGMQIPAIFTDPKSPLYDPLRDANHQPPTLLDLNYAKGDANPDPAKAAELYASNLNVMYRQMVSGATKPTLFFGKPYRAGDDPSPGMGTIETTPHTQIHIWTGDPNQTKGENMGNFYSAGRDPIFYCHHSNVDRMWDLWKKIPGGKRKDIEDPDWLNAEFLFWDENKELVRVKVKDTLDTKKLRYGFQDVPIPWLKTRATPKLTRQEKSRRAAEKSVVLTPISAFPVVLDKVISVEVSRPKKSRSATEKEDEDEVLVIEGIEYEENQLIKFDVLVNDEPDSPGGPDKSEFAGSFVNVPHKHAKKSKTTMVLGITGLLEDLEAEGDDTLVVTLVPRTGGDSVTVANVKIEFVAD, via the coding sequence ATGGCTTCCTGTATCTCTCTTTCCAGTAGCATCCCTTTAGCTGCCTCCTCTTTCTTGCCTTCCTTCCCGAAAACACACCGAGTTTCCAGAGTTAAAAAGCCAAACCGTCCCAATATCCCGATTGTTTCTCGCAAATCAGGCAAGAATGATCATGAACAAAACCCTGCCACCAGAAGAGATCTGCTCATTGGTCTCGGTGGACTCTATGGAGCAACTAGTCTTAGTGATCCATTTGCCTATGCTAACCCCATTGCACCCCCAGACATAACCCAATGTGAGCTAGTTACCCTGCCATCCGAAAGTAATCCCACGAACTGTTGCCCTCAAACATCCACAAAGATCAAAAACTTCGAATTCCCTTCTGCGTCCACCCCAATGCGCATTAGGCCTGCTGCTCATTTACTTGATAAAGCCTACTTAGCTAAATATGCCAAAGCCATTGCACTGATGAAAAATCTTCCTGACGATGATCCACGTAGCTTCAAGAGCCAAGCCAACGTTCATTGTGCTTATTGTGATGGTGCTTATCACCAAGCAGGCTTTCCTGATTTAGAACTTCAAATTCACTTCTCGTGGCTCTTCTTTCCCTGGCATAGAGCCTATTTATACTACTTCGAAAGAATCTTGGGTAAACTGATTGATGATCCAACTTTCGCTTTGCCTTTCTGGAATTGGGATGCCCCTGCCGGCATGCAAATACCAGCCATTTTTACTGACCCCAAATCACCACTTTATGACCCCCTTCGCGACGCGAATCACCAACCTCCGACATTGCTTGATCTTAATTACGCGAAAGGAGATGCGAATCCAGACCCTGCAAAAGCAGCGGAATTGTATGCAAGCAATCTTAACGTAATGTACAGGCAAATGGTGTCCGGTGCCACGAAGCCTACTCTCTTTTTTGGAAAACCATATCGTGCTGGTGATGATCCAAGTCCTGGAATGGGTACAATTGAGACCACCCCACACACTCAGATTCACATCTGGACCGGCGACCCCAATCAGACTAAAGGGGAAAATATGGGCAATTTCTACTCAGCAGGGAGAGATCCCATATTTTATTGTCATCACTCGAACGTCGACCGAATGTGGGACTTGTGGAAGAAAATACCTGGAGGCAAGCGAAAAGATATCGAGGATCCTGATTGGCTTAATGCAGAGTTTCTTTTCTGGGATGAGAATAAAGAGCTGGTTCGAGTAAAGGTTAAAGATACTCTTGACACCAAGAAGCTAAGATATGGCTTTCAAGATGTTCCTATTCCTTGGCTGAAAACTAGAGCAACACCAAAATTAACAAGGCAGGAAAAATCACGTCGTGCAGCTGAAAAAAGCGTTGTATTAACACCAATTAGTGCATTCCCTGTTGTCTTGGATAAAGTCATAAGTGTGGAGGTTTCCAGGCCAAAGAAATCAAGAAGCGCGACggagaaagaagatgaagatgaagtttTAGTAATTGAAGGGATTGAGtatgaagaaaatcaattaattaagttcGATGTCCTCGTCAACGATGAACCTGATTCACCTGGTGGACCAGACAAGTCCGAGTTTGCAGGAAGTTTCGTCAATGTGCCTCACAAGCATGCAAAAAAATCGAAGACAACTATGGTATTGGGGATTACAGGATTGTTGGAAGATCTGGAAGCTGAAGGAGATGATACCCTTGTGGTGACTTTAGTGCCTCGGACTGGTGGTGATTCTGTTACCGTTGCTAATGTCAAGATTGAGTTTGTCGCTGACTGA